One part of the Mangrovibacillus cuniculi genome encodes these proteins:
- a CDS encoding AMP-binding protein gives MNSFQTLDDFGNNTAVYADRNYSYSEMLEIADDIGSNVGGRTLVFCLCSNNKESLFGYVGFIRGGVVPVLLDASIQMDQLRRLIDLYKPTYIWAKSKDQYLVNTMESSFSFGDYTLFRSPSPHQHNLHESLALLLTTSGSTGSPKLVRLSYENIFENAKSIATYLDITAEDKPITTLPMNYSYGLSIINSHLICGASIIVTNASVISKEFWDLCRDQEATTFGGVPFLYEMLDRLKFENFQLPSLKKLTQAGGKLSDSLSTKFAKVCREKGIQFFSMYGQTEATARMAYLPCEKNVEKVGSIGIAIPGGELSLQDEHGNAITEPNSRGELIYKGENVSMGYAESIDDLSNPDENRGFLRTGDIAYFDEDGYFFICGRIKRMIKNYGNRISLDEVEGILSEYGHECICAGTDDKLYIYTLKDDDVQIKKIMKEKVNLKGITIMKIDEIPRNQYGKILYAELPK, from the coding sequence ATGAATAGTTTCCAAACACTAGATGATTTTGGGAACAACACCGCTGTATATGCTGATCGAAATTACTCTTACTCTGAAATGCTAGAAATTGCTGATGATATAGGTAGTAATGTAGGTGGTAGAACGCTTGTTTTTTGCCTATGTTCCAACAATAAAGAATCTTTATTTGGCTACGTGGGCTTTATTAGAGGTGGTGTTGTGCCTGTTCTTCTTGACGCTTCTATTCAAATGGATCAGTTGAGAAGATTGATAGACCTATATAAGCCTACGTATATTTGGGCAAAAAGCAAAGATCAGTATTTAGTAAATACAATGGAAAGTTCATTTTCTTTTGGAGATTATACTTTGTTTAGGTCCCCGTCACCACATCAACATAATCTTCATGAAAGCCTAGCCTTACTTTTGACAACCTCTGGTAGTACAGGTAGTCCCAAACTTGTTCGACTAAGCTATGAAAATATTTTTGAAAATGCTAAATCAATAGCAACGTACCTGGACATTACTGCAGAGGATAAACCTATCACCACATTACCGATGAATTATTCCTATGGACTATCAATCATTAATAGTCATCTGATCTGTGGGGCGTCAATAATTGTTACGAATGCATCTGTTATTTCTAAAGAATTTTGGGACTTATGTAGAGACCAAGAAGCAACAACTTTTGGCGGAGTTCCTTTCTTGTATGAGATGCTCGATAGACTTAAGTTCGAAAATTTTCAACTACCAAGTCTAAAGAAGCTAACGCAAGCAGGTGGAAAATTAAGTGATTCTCTTTCTACTAAATTTGCTAAAGTATGTAGGGAAAAAGGGATACAATTTTTCTCCATGTATGGTCAAACGGAAGCGACAGCGCGTATGGCCTATTTACCGTGCGAAAAAAACGTTGAGAAAGTTGGAAGTATTGGTATTGCTATTCCAGGTGGAGAGCTAAGTCTGCAAGATGAACATGGGAACGCTATTACAGAACCTAATAGTAGGGGTGAATTAATCTACAAAGGTGAAAATGTTTCTATGGGGTATGCAGAGTCGATAGATGATCTTTCAAACCCAGATGAAAACAGAGGTTTTTTACGTACAGGTGATATAGCTTATTTTGACGAAGATGGATACTTTTTTATATGTGGTCGGATAAAAAGAATGATTAAAAACTATGGGAACCGTATCAGTCTTGACGAAGTAGAAGGAATTTTATCTGAGTATGGTCATGAGTGTATTTGCGCTGGCACGGATGACAAGTTGTATATTTACACGTTAAAAGATGATGATGTTCAGATTAAAAAAATAATGAAGGAAAAAGTAAACTTAAAGGGCATTACTATTATGAAAATCGATGAGATCCCTCGTAATCAATATGGGAAAATTCTTTATGCAGAGTTACCAAAATAA
- a CDS encoding MBOAT family O-acyltransferase: MSFISIEFLLFFTIIVCIYYLIPHQFRWILLLVASYVFYGMINVQFLPLLILSTVCTYFFGIVIEKQETKKQKKHVMLLGISILLFFLGWFKYFNFVNESLRAVAEYFNWNYSIPYQEILLPIAISFYTFQAVSYLVDVSKGKQKAERHYGYFSIYFAFFPQLVAGPIERAKKLLPQLRAEQSLEYENISYGMKRIAWGFFKKTLIADRLAPIVSSVFDSPNPTGSEVVVGTILFSIQLYADFSALSDIAIGCARILGIKLSENFKQPHFAVSISDFWNRWHITLSTWLRDYIFFPLCKGKKKRSDIYVAIIITFLVSGVWHGAAWTFVLWGLIHGIYRVFGDYTKHYREKVVSFTRLDRSPTLHRWMKISITFFLICFARVFFRSDSVSQAFENAQLFLSISSWSPVGIFKALELFTLLDFVVFSFFFIILQLFQYIERKKVSTWKLLSQRSLITRYAFYIFIILSVLVFGVSGDGFVYGRF, encoded by the coding sequence ATGAGTTTCATATCTATTGAGTTTCTGTTATTTTTCACAATAATTGTATGTATTTATTATTTAATTCCTCATCAATTTAGATGGATTCTCTTATTAGTAGCAAGTTATGTATTTTACGGAATGATCAATGTTCAATTTTTACCGTTACTCATTTTAAGTACAGTGTGTACTTATTTTTTTGGAATAGTAATTGAGAAGCAGGAGACGAAAAAACAAAAAAAACACGTTATGCTTTTGGGCATTTCTATTCTACTATTCTTTCTCGGTTGGTTTAAATATTTTAATTTCGTAAATGAATCTCTTCGAGCGGTTGCAGAATATTTTAATTGGAATTATTCCATACCATACCAAGAAATACTATTACCAATAGCAATTTCTTTTTATACTTTTCAAGCAGTAAGTTACCTTGTAGATGTTTCTAAGGGGAAGCAAAAGGCTGAAAGACATTATGGCTATTTCTCCATTTATTTTGCATTCTTTCCACAATTGGTTGCTGGACCAATAGAACGCGCGAAGAAGTTACTTCCACAATTGAGAGCGGAACAAAGTTTAGAGTATGAAAATATAAGTTATGGGATGAAACGTATTGCATGGGGGTTCTTTAAGAAAACACTGATTGCAGATCGACTAGCACCTATTGTATCTAGTGTATTCGATAGTCCTAATCCGACTGGTTCCGAGGTTGTGGTAGGTACTATATTATTCTCCATACAACTGTATGCTGACTTTTCAGCGCTTAGTGATATCGCAATCGGTTGTGCTAGAATACTAGGAATAAAATTATCGGAAAACTTTAAGCAACCGCACTTTGCCGTATCCATTTCGGATTTCTGGAATAGATGGCATATAACGCTCTCTACATGGCTAAGAGACTATATCTTCTTCCCACTTTGTAAGGGCAAGAAGAAAAGAAGTGACATTTATGTAGCAATTATCATCACTTTTCTAGTAAGTGGTGTTTGGCACGGTGCTGCTTGGACTTTTGTTTTATGGGGTCTTATTCACGGCATCTATAGAGTATTTGGGGATTATACAAAACATTATCGAGAAAAAGTGGTTTCATTCACTCGTTTGGATAGAAGTCCGACGCTACACAGATGGATGAAGATTTCCATCACTTTCTTCCTAATATGCTTTGCAAGAGTTTTCTTCCGATCGGATTCCGTCTCACAAGCTTTTGAAAATGCGCAATTATTCTTATCTATCAGTTCATGGAGCCCAGTTGGAATCTTCAAGGCATTGGAATTATTTACGTTACTAGATTTTGTCGTTTTTAGTTTCTTCTTTATTATTTTACAGCTGTTTCAATATATCGAAAGAAAAAAAGTTTCCACATGGAAATTGCTATCCCAGCGTTCCCTTATTACTAGATATGCGTTTTATATTTTTATTATCCTATCAGTACTTGTATTTGGTGTTTCTGGTGATGGGTTTGTTTATGGAAGGTTTTAA
- a CDS encoding DUF421 domain-containing protein, which yields MELMKELVMVIGRIVTIIPLMLIVALLMGKRSIGELPVFDFLVIIILGAVVGADIADPDIPHIHTGVAIVFIGIFQIIVSKSIIKFRKLGHLITFEPTIVIQDGQLVIKNLKRLRYSVDNVLQMLREKDVFDISDVHLGIIEANGRISILKKETKATVTLEDMNLEKKSATISYPVIVDGKIYVDVLEKLQLSEKWLQDQLVNLGFTTKEEIFFASVNDKQELHVSLKGYKENGEGLAPIYH from the coding sequence ATGGAATTAATGAAAGAATTGGTCATGGTAATAGGAAGAATAGTGACCATTATTCCTCTGATGCTCATCGTAGCTTTATTGATGGGGAAGCGGTCTATTGGTGAGCTACCAGTCTTTGATTTTCTAGTCATCATTATTCTTGGAGCGGTGGTTGGAGCAGATATCGCTGACCCAGATATACCACATATCCATACAGGAGTAGCTATTGTTTTTATAGGTATTTTTCAAATAATAGTTTCTAAATCCATTATCAAATTTAGAAAACTAGGGCACTTAATTACTTTTGAGCCTACCATTGTTATTCAAGATGGACAGTTAGTCATTAAAAATTTAAAAAGACTTCGATACTCTGTCGATAATGTGTTGCAAATGCTAAGGGAAAAAGATGTCTTTGATATTAGCGATGTACATTTAGGTATCATTGAGGCGAATGGTAGAATTTCTATCTTGAAAAAGGAAACAAAGGCTACTGTTACTCTAGAGGATATGAATTTAGAGAAAAAATCCGCGACCATATCTTATCCAGTCATTGTAGACGGGAAGATATATGTGGATGTATTAGAGAAATTACAATTGAGTGAAAAATGGCTGCAAGATCAGCTAGTGAATCTTGGTTTTACCACGAAAGAAGAGATCTTCTTTGCATCTGTTAATGATAAACAGGAGTTACACGTATCTTTAAAAGGTTATAAGGAAAATGGGGAAGGACTTGCCCCGATATACCATTAA
- a CDS encoding glycoside hydrolase family 30 protein, with product MELKLISTTYEDNQKETNEAAVRFVTDNNVEMNVINIYPEIEYQTFDGFGGAITEASAYTFSKMSEASQKKLVDAYFSESGNNYNMIRTHIDSCDFSLGQYEAMSDPTDRAFTSFSLKRDEEYIIPLLEKVKETSTQNLEMMLSPWSPPAFMKTNGQRVDGGSLKPEYRAFWAEYIAHYIKEYQKRGFPIKMMTIQNEPNARQTWDSCLYTAEEEKVFLRDYLYPAFQKNGMQDIQVFIWDHNKERMYERAAAIIDEETDKMVDGVAFHWYSGDHFEAIQLVRERFPNKKLYFTEGCVEYSRFADASQLQYAQMYAHDIIGNINAGMNSFIDWNIILDQQGGPNHVGNYCNAPIMCDTENDAILENLSFSYIGHFSRYIAPGAKRIAFTRYSDKVELVAMKNPTGEIVLVALNRTKEDMPVALRWKGQVAEFTIAANTILTGIIE from the coding sequence ATGGAACTAAAACTTATTAGCACAACATATGAAGATAACCAAAAAGAAACAAACGAAGCCGCAGTTAGATTTGTAACGGACAACAACGTAGAAATGAACGTCATTAACATTTATCCAGAGATAGAATATCAAACATTTGATGGATTTGGTGGAGCGATTACAGAAGCATCTGCCTATACGTTTTCCAAGATGAGTGAAGCATCACAGAAAAAGTTAGTAGATGCGTATTTTAGTGAGAGTGGTAATAACTATAATATGATTCGCACGCATATCGATAGCTGTGACTTTTCTCTAGGGCAATATGAAGCGATGAGTGATCCTACAGATCGAGCATTTACATCCTTTTCATTAAAGCGTGATGAAGAATATATTATTCCTTTGCTAGAAAAAGTAAAAGAAACTTCTACGCAAAATTTAGAGATGATGCTATCACCATGGTCACCTCCAGCATTCATGAAAACAAATGGACAACGTGTTGATGGAGGTTCTCTGAAGCCAGAATACCGAGCATTTTGGGCGGAGTATATTGCTCATTATATTAAAGAGTATCAAAAACGTGGGTTCCCTATTAAGATGATGACGATTCAAAACGAACCAAATGCAAGGCAAACGTGGGATTCTTGTCTTTATACTGCAGAAGAAGAGAAAGTATTTTTACGAGACTATCTTTACCCTGCGTTTCAAAAGAATGGAATGCAAGATATTCAAGTGTTTATTTGGGATCATAATAAAGAAAGAATGTATGAAAGAGCGGCTGCTATTATAGATGAAGAGACGGATAAAATGGTAGATGGAGTAGCCTTTCACTGGTATTCTGGCGATCACTTTGAGGCAATCCAATTAGTGAGAGAACGATTCCCGAATAAGAAGCTTTATTTCACAGAAGGTTGTGTGGAATATAGTAGATTTGCAGATGCAAGCCAATTGCAATATGCTCAAATGTACGCGCACGACATTATTGGGAATATCAATGCGGGAATGAATTCTTTCATTGATTGGAATATTATCTTGGATCAACAAGGTGGTCCAAACCATGTGGGGAATTATTGTAATGCGCCGATTATGTGTGATACGGAGAATGATGCGATACTAGAAAACCTTTCATTCTCCTACATTGGACATTTTAGTCGTTATATTGCTCCTGGTGCGAAGAGAATTGCTTTTACCAGGTATTCAGACAAGGTGGAACTAGTAGCCATGAAGAATCCCACAGGGGAGATAGTACTTGTTGCACTCAATCGCACTAAGGAAGATATGCCTGTTGCTCTAAGATGGAAAGGACAGGTTGCAGAGTTTACTATTGCTGCGAATACAATTTTGACAGGTATTATAGAATAA
- a CDS encoding energy-coupling factor transporter transmembrane component T family protein produces MQNYLYHVNPLVKMGMIVVLIFWLTTKFSIYEPLIVCIFAIGLTWILGKIDGKRWLLSFLPFLFVCVIYIWNALLFPSQQLKTSGEVLMEWGFVIVTTKSLTYALSLGLRVLAFTSLSLLFIHTTKPENLILSMVQHGKLSPKIAYSILAGYQFLPSMKEEFFLIQQANMVRGVPKARSIRGKILEMKRYAIPMMANAIRKAEQTAFAMEARGFTGNREGRTYYHWVPFSWRDPLFVALLTIPIVVSL; encoded by the coding sequence ATGCAGAATTATTTGTACCATGTTAACCCTTTGGTGAAAATGGGGATGATAGTTGTTCTTATTTTTTGGCTCACTACTAAATTTTCCATCTATGAACCTCTCATTGTATGCATCTTCGCAATTGGGTTAACTTGGATTTTGGGTAAGATAGATGGAAAACGTTGGTTGTTATCCTTCCTACCCTTCTTGTTCGTTTGTGTAATTTACATATGGAATGCGCTGTTGTTCCCCTCTCAACAATTAAAAACTAGTGGAGAAGTACTGATGGAGTGGGGCTTTGTTATTGTTACGACAAAATCATTAACTTATGCTCTCTCTCTTGGCTTACGGGTGCTAGCGTTTACTAGCTTATCTTTACTTTTTATTCACACCACAAAGCCTGAAAATCTAATTTTGAGTATGGTACAGCACGGGAAATTATCTCCCAAAATAGCTTATAGCATTCTTGCAGGCTATCAGTTTCTCCCTTCCATGAAAGAGGAATTCTTTTTGATTCAACAAGCAAATATGGTAAGAGGTGTTCCTAAAGCGCGCTCTATACGAGGTAAAATCTTAGAGATGAAGAGATACGCCATTCCAATGATGGCAAATGCCATAAGAAAAGCAGAACAGACTGCTTTTGCTATGGAAGCACGTGGATTTACTGGAAATCGAGAAGGACGAACGTATTACCATTGGGTACCTTTTAGCTGGAGAGATCCGTTGTTTGTAGCACTACTCACTATTCCGATTGTAGTTAGTTTGTAA
- a CDS encoding ABC transporter ATP-binding protein, with amino-acid sequence MPHNEIIKVDNLCFSYEEESPPLFPPLSFSLQKGTITLLKGPSGSGKSTILRCINGLYPRGHVESKLDGEITVFGKKVEDYPPGELAKHVGMVFQNPRHQWCMRTIREEVAFGLENIGIPREEMDLKIDEVLRLVGLTPFGNTLIDQLSGGYQQRLALACVLVMEPSILLLDEPTSQLDPYTRKKWIDLLLHLKNTLDLTILVVEHNTRDWLPISDQVISIGQQSPDSQVTFSPSLRKRSIGDEIIRLERVDFRYHKKAPLRIKDISASAKKGERIAIIGANGSGKSTVLSLLAGLRRPTKGDCYLELKGYQKWKETILHERLGFVFQNPDWQFVEDTVLEDALVSVATNPTLVEKGKEYLKNFGLGEMFYHHPLSLSEGQKKRLSVLTAILPNPTVLLLDEPTFGQDANTTAILWKTLEEYTEAGGTLICVTHDMEWVDAFFDRVWLIDQGSVIFNGAPRQLWKHKDLVEKCHLLPPKEKKDGDYHAELFVPC; translated from the coding sequence ATGCCGCATAACGAAATCATAAAGGTTGACAATTTATGTTTCTCCTACGAGGAAGAGAGCCCACCTCTCTTTCCTCCTCTTTCTTTTTCTTTACAAAAAGGTACGATAACACTCTTAAAAGGTCCAAGTGGAAGTGGTAAAAGTACCATTCTACGATGTATAAATGGGCTTTATCCTCGTGGTCATGTAGAAAGTAAACTTGACGGAGAGATAACTGTTTTTGGAAAAAAGGTAGAAGACTATCCTCCAGGTGAACTGGCAAAGCATGTTGGCATGGTTTTTCAAAACCCTCGTCATCAGTGGTGTATGCGAACGATCCGAGAAGAAGTGGCCTTTGGACTAGAGAATATCGGAATACCAAGAGAAGAGATGGATCTTAAAATCGATGAAGTCCTTCGTTTAGTTGGTTTGACACCTTTCGGAAACACTCTGATTGATCAATTATCAGGGGGCTATCAACAACGATTGGCATTAGCTTGTGTTCTTGTTATGGAGCCTAGTATATTACTACTTGATGAACCGACGTCTCAACTTGATCCGTATACACGCAAGAAGTGGATAGATCTGCTGTTACACCTGAAGAACACTCTTGACCTTACTATATTGGTAGTAGAACACAATACACGTGATTGGTTACCGATAAGTGACCAGGTAATTTCTATAGGTCAGCAGTCACCTGATTCCCAAGTTACCTTTTCCCCTTCCTTGAGAAAAAGAAGCATAGGAGACGAGATCATACGGTTGGAAAGAGTAGACTTTCGTTATCATAAAAAAGCTCCGTTACGTATCAAAGATATCAGTGCCTCCGCCAAAAAAGGAGAACGTATTGCAATAATCGGGGCAAACGGTTCTGGAAAGAGTACTGTATTGTCCCTTCTCGCAGGTTTGAGGAGACCAACAAAAGGAGATTGCTACTTAGAATTAAAAGGTTATCAAAAGTGGAAAGAAACAATACTTCATGAGCGGTTAGGATTTGTTTTTCAAAATCCTGATTGGCAATTTGTTGAGGACACTGTTTTAGAAGATGCACTTGTATCTGTTGCTACTAACCCAACATTAGTAGAAAAAGGAAAAGAGTATTTGAAAAACTTTGGGCTTGGTGAAATGTTTTACCACCACCCTTTGTCTTTAAGCGAAGGTCAGAAAAAAAGATTAAGCGTTTTAACAGCAATTCTTCCTAATCCCACAGTACTTCTACTGGATGAACCGACGTTTGGTCAAGATGCCAACACAACAGCAATACTCTGGAAAACATTAGAAGAGTATACGGAGGCAGGTGGTACGCTAATTTGTGTCACACATGACATGGAGTGGGTAGATGCATTTTTCGATCGGGTATGGTTAATAGATCAAGGGTCCGTGATTTTTAACGGGGCGCCAAGACAGTTATGGAAGCATAAAGACTTGGTAGAAAAGTGTCACTTACTCCCGCCAAAGGAAAAAAAGGACGGTGATTACCATGCAGAATTATTTGTACCATGTTAA
- a CDS encoding ECF transporter S component: MLSKWSLREVMVMSALAVVFAVVYLLFLQVGNVLFGVMGPMGYEVIFGIWFIVSIIAMYIIRKPGAAVISETMAATIEVLIGNAIGPSLILSGLIQGLGAEAAFALTRYRSFSTLTLIMSGVGAAVFSFAWGFYVSGFAQLNPWLLGSMFAVRCLSGALLAGLLGKWLTEKLADTGALNSFPIAKERKNRGGGSHAA; the protein is encoded by the coding sequence ATGTTAAGTAAATGGTCTCTTCGTGAAGTAATGGTGATGTCTGCTTTGGCAGTTGTCTTTGCTGTCGTCTATTTATTATTTTTACAAGTTGGAAATGTATTGTTCGGCGTCATGGGACCGATGGGATACGAAGTGATTTTTGGGATTTGGTTTATCGTTTCCATCATTGCCATGTACATTATTCGCAAACCTGGAGCTGCTGTGATTTCGGAGACAATGGCAGCCACAATTGAAGTGCTAATTGGTAATGCCATAGGACCGTCCTTAATTTTATCTGGTTTGATTCAAGGGCTCGGGGCAGAAGCTGCTTTTGCGCTAACACGATATCGTAGTTTCTCCACACTTACCCTTATCATGTCTGGTGTAGGTGCAGCTGTATTCAGTTTTGCATGGGGATTTTATGTATCAGGTTTCGCTCAATTAAATCCTTGGCTTCTAGGTAGTATGTTTGCGGTACGCTGCCTATCTGGTGCCCTTCTTGCTGGTTTACTTGGAAAATGGTTAACGGAGAAACTTGCTGATACTGGAGCATTAAATAGCTTCCCAATCGCCAAAGAGAGAAAAAATCGAGGAGGCGGTTCGCATGCCGCATAA
- a CDS encoding Ykof family thiamine-binding protein, translating into MTNQPVVCGTSRIVGCNISLHPMTDNFLNIILGTLEKVDTSRVWMKTDDVSTCIRGKAHHVFATAKAILAYASTHEVHVAFHATFSIGCPGDTAGDAYMEADDSVPNKEQVREVADSIYVGSQFALYPMNEPNYMGLIYDAIGTATKHGTYSQSKHYASRLDGSIEEVFHSLEQTFTETSEKTSHVVMTFHASVHSPSHSGNELEIRGSAHVK; encoded by the coding sequence ATGACAAATCAACCAGTAGTTTGCGGTACTAGCCGTATTGTAGGATGTAATATCTCCCTACATCCAATGACAGACAATTTTTTAAACATTATTTTAGGTACTTTAGAAAAGGTGGATACATCACGAGTATGGATGAAAACAGATGATGTCAGTACATGTATCCGTGGTAAAGCTCATCATGTGTTTGCAACAGCAAAAGCAATCTTGGCTTACGCTTCCACTCATGAAGTACATGTAGCATTCCACGCAACATTTTCCATTGGTTGCCCTGGAGATACAGCAGGTGATGCTTACATGGAGGCAGATGACTCTGTTCCTAATAAGGAGCAAGTGCGTGAAGTAGCTGACTCTATTTATGTAGGAAGCCAGTTTGCTCTTTATCCAATGAATGAACCAAACTATATGGGGCTTATATACGACGCGATCGGTACCGCTACCAAGCATGGAACGTATTCTCAAAGTAAGCATTACGCTTCTCGACTAGATGGGTCTATTGAGGAAGTTTTCCATTCCTTAGAACAAACATTTACAGAAACAAGTGAGAAAACTAGTCATGTTGTGATGACGTTTCATGCCTCTGTCCATAGTCCATCACACAGTGGCAATGAGCTAGAAATACGAGGTAGCGCACATGTTAAGTAA
- a CDS encoding DUF2200 domain-containing protein, which produces MTKHKIYTMSFASVYPHYISKAERKGRTKEEVDEIIYWLTGYTEEQLAEVLAEKKDFETFFETAPNMNPARALVKGVVCGVRVEDIEEPIMREIRYLDKLIDELAKGKKMEKILRSV; this is translated from the coding sequence ATGACGAAACATAAAATTTACACCATGAGTTTTGCAAGTGTCTATCCTCATTACATTTCCAAAGCAGAAAGAAAAGGACGAACAAAAGAAGAAGTCGATGAAATTATCTACTGGTTAACAGGTTACACGGAAGAGCAGTTGGCAGAAGTGTTGGCAGAGAAGAAAGACTTTGAGACGTTCTTTGAGACAGCGCCAAATATGAATCCTGCAAGAGCATTAGTAAAAGGTGTGGTTTGTGGAGTTCGAGTAGAAGATATTGAAGAGCCAATAATGCGAGAAATTCGTTATCTGGACAAGTTAATTGATGAATTGGCAAAAGGAAAGAAGATGGAGAAGATACTTAGGAGTGTGTAA
- a CDS encoding DUF2812 domain-containing protein encodes MDKHVYKLRPSDYWKIGEHESWFSDMAAEGLHLKKIGVLFAKFAKGEPKDMNYRIELTSKRYISSEQKQFYQENGWDYVAKYGMYHIFASPVKVNAPELHTDPAEQAYTLTELDKKLKSNAITSVVAAIFLTGMLGANLFLDGTPFLQLIDGGLLHLNLISLFLIFATYQTIIGAKSIHTLKKDLAAGKSIDHRAKWSKNSKRRTIISLLFTILLLFSSIVPFYKLVQDTTETLPESTPSLPIVRLAEIENNPNLLRQEPEYFGGDDVDWANRLSISWDPLAPVQYETDENGYVPGEQWADQSGEYSPSLSTEYYQLQFSFLAEPLLNDLRKRNHYPGRGIKLVHSENKSFDTFYAYEEQESKEVYASIGNVVVYVRYHGFAKIEDIIIKMEEKVTLMEL; translated from the coding sequence ATGGATAAGCATGTCTATAAGTTACGGCCAAGTGACTACTGGAAGATTGGGGAGCATGAGAGTTGGTTTTCCGATATGGCTGCGGAAGGGTTACATTTAAAGAAAATCGGGGTCTTGTTTGCAAAATTTGCTAAAGGCGAACCGAAAGACATGAATTATAGAATAGAGCTCACATCAAAAAGATATATATCTTCAGAACAGAAACAATTCTATCAAGAAAATGGTTGGGATTACGTTGCGAAGTATGGAATGTATCATATATTTGCCTCTCCTGTTAAAGTAAACGCTCCAGAGTTACATACAGATCCTGCAGAGCAAGCCTACACTTTAACGGAGTTAGACAAAAAATTAAAATCTAATGCTATCACTTCAGTTGTAGCTGCCATTTTCTTAACAGGAATGTTAGGAGCAAATCTCTTTCTAGACGGCACACCTTTCCTACAATTGATAGATGGTGGATTACTTCATTTGAACTTAATTTCCTTATTTTTAATCTTTGCAACTTACCAAACCATCATAGGTGCTAAATCTATCCATACATTGAAAAAAGACTTGGCTGCAGGGAAATCCATAGATCATAGAGCAAAATGGAGTAAAAATAGTAAAAGACGAACCATTATCTCTCTCCTATTTACTATTCTCTTACTTTTCAGTTCCATAGTTCCTTTTTATAAATTAGTTCAAGATACTACGGAGACTTTACCAGAATCCACCCCATCTCTACCAATTGTACGACTTGCTGAAATTGAAAATAATCCAAATCTTCTTAGACAAGAACCTGAGTATTTTGGTGGCGATGATGTAGACTGGGCTAACCGCTTATCCATCAGTTGGGATCCATTAGCACCAGTACAATATGAAACAGATGAAAATGGATATGTGCCAGGAGAACAATGGGCTGATCAAAGTGGTGAATACTCTCCTTCGTTATCAACTGAATACTATCAATTACAATTCTCTTTTTTAGCAGAACCGTTACTGAATGACTTGAGAAAGAGAAATCACTACCCAGGAAGAGGCATAAAATTAGTCCATTCAGAAAATAAATCTTTTGATACCTTCTATGCTTATGAAGAACAAGAATCCAAGGAAGTATACGCATCTATAGGAAATGTTGTGGTTTACGTTCGCTATCATGGATTCGCAAAAATAGAAGATATTATTATTAAAATGGAAGAAAAAGTTACCCTTATGGAACTTTAA
- a CDS encoding PadR family transcriptional regulator: protein MAYTGGPMTEAMYYVLLALMRPNHGYQLMQSISEVSRGRISMGPGTLYGVLSRMEKDRLISLAENDGRRKIYQITPVGEKALRQEYVRLQALIEDSHILEEGNNHG from the coding sequence ATGGCATACACCGGCGGCCCAATGACCGAAGCTATGTACTATGTACTACTAGCACTCATGCGACCAAACCATGGGTATCAGTTAATGCAGTCTATTTCGGAAGTATCGAGAGGCAGAATTAGCATGGGGCCTGGAACCCTTTATGGCGTTCTCTCTCGCATGGAAAAAGATAGACTGATTTCACTCGCTGAAAATGATGGACGACGAAAAATTTATCAGATTACACCTGTCGGAGAAAAGGCATTACGTCAAGAGTATGTGAGATTACAAGCGCTGATTGAGGATAGTCACATTTTAGAGGAGGGGAACAATCATGGATAA